acatggacacaggaagaacaggCTAACTCCACCTCCCAGCtgggggattaaacccaggtcttGTGTCACTGTGAGTGAACAGGGCTACCCACGGTgccttattattataatatatattttaaagatCATTTGTTTGTAACTAACCTCTCTCTCTGAGCAGCAGCATGACGgattcgttttgctcactcgtTTTATCTGTAATCATCGTTGGAAGATAGACATTAGCCCCAAAGTCCACCAGCAGCTGTACATATTCAGTTGTGCAGCCGTATTTCAGACATGTGTCCAGCACAGTTTTGGGTTCCTTGATTCTGGAGAGCATTTTGCGGTCGCTGCAGTTGTAGTCAGGGTCGGCTCCGTGCAGCAGTAAAAGTTTAAAGCACTCCAGGTGCCCGTACACGGCCGAAATGTAAAGAGCCCCCCGACACGCCGTGCTGTTAGCGGCCCAGTCTGGAACTTTGGCCCTGACATCCACCTCGGCTCCGTACCGCAGCAACTCCTTCAAAATGTCCAAGTCCCCTTCACGGGCCGCAGTCAGGATCGGGGAGCAGTTGTTGTACTGGCTACCGTTGGGGTCGGCCCCGGCTCTGAGCAGAGCTGATACACAGTCCAGATGTTTAGAGCTGACAGCAGTGAAGAGTGGAGTCTGAGCTTTTACATCCAAACCGTCCACCTCAGCTCCGTGGGACAGCAGGTACTCTAGACAGCGCAGGTGACCGTGAGCTGCTGCCGTTTTTAATGGAGTGCCTGGGATTCCCCATCCACTCCGACTATTAATGCACTTCCTGTACTGTTCCTGAGAGAGCAGGTTCGCTAGGAGCTTCTCATCATCCTCAGCGATGGCCTTGTTTAGCTCCCTGCACCCATCCTCTTCATCATCTTTAGGTTTAAGGAGGGAAAAGATCTTGGAAATGTCCATTAAGCTCATGTtgacaaaaatatccagcagcaTAGTTTTTCAAGAAGGTCTCACAGTTCCATTCAGTCTTCAGCCACACCAGAAACTCTAAAAGATAAACATATCAGCACTTTATCTCAGTCAGACGGTCGTGAGGAACCTACCAGAAAAACACtcacctactgatactcacatctaaatttactaatcacattcagtacaacactcacctactgatactcacatctaaatttactaatcacattcagaacaacactcacctactgatactcacatctacatttactaatcacattcagtacaacactcacctactgatactcacatctaaatttactaatcacattcagaacaacactcacctactgatactcacatctacatttactaatcacattcagaacaacactcacctactgatactcacatctacatttactaatcacattcagaacactcacctactgatactcacatctacatttactaatcacattcagaacaacactcacctactgatactcacatctacatttactaatcacattcagaacaacactcacctactgatacttacatctacatttactaatcacattcagaacaacactcacctactgatactcacatctacatttactaatcacattcagaacaacactcacctactgatactcacatctacatttactaatcacattcagaacaaacactcacctactgatactcacatctacatttactaatcacattcagaacaaacactcacctactgatactcacatctacatttactaatcacattcaaaacaaacactcacctactgatactcacatctacatttactaatcacattcatcacctactgatactcacatctacatttactaatcacattcatcacctactgatactcacatctacatttactaatcacattcataacaaacactcacctactgatactcacatctacatttactaatcacattcatcacctactgatactcacatctacatttactaatcacatttagaacaaacactcacctactgatactcacatctacatttactaatcacattcagaacaaacactcacctactgatacatctacatttactaatcacattcaaaacaaacactcacctactgatactcacatctacatttactaatcacattcatcacctactgatactcacatctacaACAAAACACTCTTTATGACATTTCT
The nucleotide sequence above comes from Trichomycterus rosablanca isolate fTriRos1 chromosome 8, fTriRos1.hap1, whole genome shotgun sequence. Encoded proteins:
- the asb12b gene encoding ankyrin repeat and SOCS box protein 12b, which produces MSLMDISKIFSLLKPKDDEEDGCRELNKAIAEDDEKLLANLLSQEQYRKCINSRSGWGIPGTPLKTAAAHGHLRCLEYLLSHGAEVDGLDVKAQTPLFTAVSSKHLDCVSALLRAGADPNGSQYNNCSPILTAAREGDLDILKELLRYGAEVDVRAKVPDWAANSTACRGALYISAVYGHLECFKLLLLHGADPDYNCSDRKMLSRIKEPKTVLDTCLKYGCTTEYVQLLVDFGANVYLPTMITDKTSEQNESVMLLLRERVCPKTLMSQTRLAIRKHLFTLNRLNVIDALDIPLILKSYLKHIT